A single genomic interval of Terriglobus albidus harbors:
- a CDS encoding hybrid sensor histidine kinase/response regulator produces the protein MSKDRSPLSIPDLFRIETENQAKVLVQGLLALESNTAAPEPLEACMRAAHSIKGAARIVNLPAGVELAHAMEDLFVAAQEGRLSLRHAQIDLLLKGADLMLSIAKDLEAARNRPPEEKNPEVSSFLMRLREALENPDEQGTVEDLPPATEDMQAGFSPEMQRAATGLVSSNGNIRPAADFDSTSGVLRITAGNLNRLLGLASESLVVSRQLKPFVESLLKIKRLQDASLRTIDNLRESLGQHVNDERYTWVDTDTAELRRLMLESQQMLSQRLAELEMLDRRSTGLTQRLYDQALACRMRPFMDGVHRFPRLVRDLGHSLGKRIRLEIIGASTQVDREILEKLDGPLNHLLNNAADHGIEPPDERAALGKPPEAVITLAAHHRAGTLQLTISDDGRGIDLENLRSMIVKRQLSTEDIAGKMSESELLEFLFLPGFTMKEAVTELSGRGVGLDVVQTMIKQVRGVITASSQPGKGMQFQLQLPLTLSVIHTLVVTIDNELYAFPLAHILATVKVKKEEVASIEGRQHFHFKGRQVGLATAHQILEGKDAEIDAEDLSVIVAGDQERTYGLVVDRFVGQRELVIQTLDARLGKIRNISAAALMDDGAPVLILDVDDMLRSLEKITATGRLSNVRAGAHEARKQSKRVLIVDDSLTVRELERKLLTQYGYEVEVAVDGMDGWNAVRAAHFDLIITDIDMPRLDGVELIKLIRQNPHLKSRPVMIVSYKDREEDRQRGLEAGADYYLTKGSFHDETMLQAVIDLIGEAGV, from the coding sequence GTGAGCAAAGACCGCAGCCCGCTTTCCATCCCCGACCTGTTTCGCATCGAAACAGAGAACCAGGCCAAGGTGCTCGTCCAGGGCCTGCTTGCGCTGGAGAGCAATACTGCTGCTCCGGAACCACTTGAGGCCTGCATGCGAGCCGCACACTCTATAAAAGGCGCGGCCCGCATCGTCAATCTTCCCGCGGGTGTCGAACTGGCTCATGCGATGGAAGACCTCTTCGTCGCCGCACAGGAGGGAAGGCTCTCGCTTCGCCATGCGCAGATTGACCTGCTGCTCAAAGGCGCGGATCTGATGCTGTCGATTGCAAAGGACCTGGAAGCGGCCCGCAACAGGCCGCCCGAAGAGAAGAATCCCGAGGTCTCGTCCTTTTTGATGAGGCTGCGGGAAGCCCTTGAAAACCCTGATGAGCAGGGAACTGTAGAAGATCTTCCACCCGCCACGGAGGACATGCAGGCCGGCTTCTCTCCGGAGATGCAGAGGGCTGCGACCGGCCTAGTGTCCTCGAATGGAAATATCCGTCCTGCCGCCGACTTCGATTCGACCAGCGGCGTACTTCGCATTACCGCCGGTAACTTAAACCGGTTGCTCGGCCTGGCCAGTGAATCGCTTGTGGTTTCGCGTCAGCTCAAGCCATTTGTGGAATCGCTTCTGAAGATCAAGCGCTTGCAGGATGCTTCGCTCCGCACCATAGATAACCTGCGCGAATCTCTGGGGCAGCATGTCAACGATGAGAGATACACGTGGGTCGATACAGACACCGCAGAGCTTCGGCGACTCATGCTGGAGAGTCAGCAGATGCTGTCACAGCGGTTGGCGGAGCTGGAGATGCTTGACCGCCGCTCCACGGGATTGACGCAGCGGCTCTACGACCAGGCGCTGGCCTGCCGCATGCGCCCTTTCATGGATGGCGTCCATCGCTTCCCGCGTCTTGTGCGCGATCTGGGGCATTCCCTCGGTAAGCGAATCAGGCTGGAGATTATTGGTGCGTCCACGCAGGTAGATCGCGAGATCCTGGAGAAACTGGACGGGCCGCTGAATCACCTCCTGAACAATGCCGCTGACCATGGCATTGAACCGCCGGACGAGCGTGCCGCTTTGGGGAAGCCGCCTGAGGCTGTTATTACACTCGCGGCGCATCACAGGGCAGGAACGCTCCAGCTCACGATATCGGACGATGGCCGCGGCATTGATCTTGAGAATCTTCGTTCCATGATCGTAAAGCGCCAGTTGAGCACAGAGGATATCGCCGGCAAGATGAGCGAAAGCGAGCTGCTGGAGTTCCTCTTTCTGCCCGGCTTCACCATGAAAGAGGCGGTCACGGAGCTCTCGGGGCGCGGTGTAGGGCTTGATGTCGTGCAAACCATGATCAAGCAGGTGCGCGGCGTTATCACCGCGTCGTCGCAGCCCGGCAAGGGCATGCAGTTCCAGCTTCAATTGCCACTCACCCTGTCGGTGATTCACACGCTTGTCGTGACCATCGACAACGAGCTGTATGCTTTTCCGCTCGCGCACATTCTTGCCACGGTGAAGGTAAAAAAAGAAGAGGTCGCTTCGATCGAAGGGCGTCAGCACTTCCATTTCAAAGGCAGGCAGGTTGGCCTGGCGACGGCGCACCAGATCCTTGAGGGTAAAGACGCCGAGATCGATGCCGAGGATCTATCCGTCATTGTTGCCGGCGATCAGGAGCGCACCTATGGCCTGGTCGTAGATCGTTTCGTGGGGCAACGGGAGCTGGTTATTCAGACGCTCGATGCCCGGCTGGGCAAGATCAGGAACATCAGCGCCGCTGCTCTGATGGATGATGGCGCTCCGGTATTGATTCTGGATGTCGACGACATGCTGCGCTCGCTTGAAAAAATTACCGCAACCGGCCGCCTGAGCAATGTGCGGGCGGGCGCGCATGAAGCACGGAAGCAGAGCAAGCGCGTGTTGATTGTTGACGACTCGCTCACAGTGCGGGAGCTGGAGCGAAAGCTTCTTACGCAATACGGTTATGAGGTGGAGGTAGCGGTAGACGGCATGGATGGCTGGAACGCCGTCCGCGCGGCCCATTTCGACCTGATCATTACGGACATCGATATGCCGCGGCTGGACGGTGTTGAGTTGATCAAGCTCATCCGGCAGAACCCGCACCTGAAATCACGGCCGGTCATGATCGTCTCGTACAAGGATCGTGAAGAAGACCGTCAGCGTGGTCTGGAAGCCGGTGCGGACTACTATTTGACGAAGGGGAGTTTCCACGACGAGACGATGTTGCAGGCTGTTATCGATCTGATCGGCGAGGCTGGCGTATGA
- a CDS encoding diguanylate cyclase domain-containing protein, producing the protein MSFDASNIHPFAVGEPPDDYLAMVLLVDDQLLVGESVRIMLGSQPHMEFHYCPDAIDALRTAKEVRPTVILQDLVMPGVNGLDLVRQYRADPATSSIPIIVLSSKEEAAVKNEAFKAGANDYLVKLPHEVELIARINYHSKSYLNQLQRDDAYRALRESQRQLLEMNFQLQRLTNLDGLTGLSNRRHFDQHMEAEWKRAIRSQTPISLLMLDVDHFKSYNDTRGHLAGDEVLKTIATTIQQTCLRSSGTAARFGGEEFALILTATDMSESERLGEQLRRNVEALQIPHGGSDTSPFVTVSLGGASTIPQEGDAFLRLVDAADKALYRAKEAGRNRLVFSE; encoded by the coding sequence TTGAGTTTCGATGCCTCCAACATACATCCGTTTGCTGTTGGTGAACCACCCGACGATTATCTCGCCATGGTTCTGTTGGTGGACGATCAGCTTTTGGTCGGTGAGTCAGTAAGAATCATGTTGGGCAGTCAGCCCCATATGGAATTCCATTACTGCCCCGATGCGATCGATGCGCTGAGGACAGCCAAGGAAGTAAGACCTACCGTCATCTTGCAGGACCTCGTCATGCCGGGTGTGAATGGATTGGACCTGGTTCGTCAGTATCGCGCGGATCCGGCTACAAGCAGCATCCCGATCATCGTGCTCTCCAGCAAGGAAGAAGCCGCGGTTAAAAATGAGGCGTTTAAGGCCGGGGCAAACGACTACCTGGTCAAGTTGCCGCACGAGGTAGAACTGATCGCCCGCATCAACTATCACTCGAAGTCGTACTTAAACCAGCTACAGCGTGACGACGCATACCGTGCCCTGCGCGAGAGCCAGCGTCAGTTGCTGGAGATGAACTTCCAACTGCAGAGGCTGACGAATCTCGACGGTCTGACCGGTCTGAGCAATCGCAGGCACTTCGATCAACATATGGAGGCGGAGTGGAAGCGTGCGATACGCTCACAGACTCCTATCTCGCTCTTGATGCTCGATGTCGACCATTTCAAAAGCTATAACGATACCAGGGGACATCTGGCGGGCGATGAGGTGCTGAAGACAATCGCGACCACGATCCAGCAGACCTGCCTGCGTTCTTCAGGGACAGCCGCACGTTTCGGCGGCGAGGAGTTTGCCCTGATCTTGACAGCGACGGATATGAGTGAGAGCGAGCGCTTGGGAGAACAACTGCGCCGCAATGTTGAAGCCCTCCAGATTCCTCATGGAGGATCGGACACGAGCCCATTCGTCACCGTAAGTCTCGGTGGAGCCTCGACGATACCGCAGGAAGGGGACGCCTTCCTGCGTCTTGTCGATGCCGCCGACAAGGCGCTCTATCGAGCAAAAGAGGCCGGACGGAACCGGCTTGTCTTCTCGGAATGA
- a CDS encoding CBS domain-containing protein: MRVLDPVLFILRKKGSDVCSLSPDATVYSAMQMMADKDIGAVLVVDQDQLVGIVSERDYARKVILLGRGSKDTLVSEIMASPISISPDCSVDEAMRLMTTNRIRHLPVVCDGKILGIVSIGDLVNWIAFAQDQTIEQLEHYIEGKYPC, encoded by the coding sequence ATGAGAGTGCTTGACCCCGTTTTGTTCATTCTGCGCAAGAAGGGTTCTGACGTATGTTCTCTCTCCCCCGACGCGACCGTTTATTCCGCCATGCAGATGATGGCAGATAAGGATATAGGCGCGGTGCTGGTAGTAGATCAAGACCAGCTCGTGGGCATCGTTTCGGAGAGAGACTACGCGCGAAAGGTCATCCTTCTGGGACGAGGTTCGAAGGATACGCTGGTGAGCGAGATCATGGCGTCGCCGATTTCCATCAGCCCAGACTGCTCGGTTGACGAAGCCATGCGGCTGATGACAACCAACCGGATTCGCCATCTTCCTGTCGTTTGCGACGGAAAGATTCTTGGAATCGTCTCCATCGGAGATCTCGTGAACTGGATCGCATTCGCGCAGGATCAAACGATCGAACAGCTCGAGCACTACATCGAAGGAAAGTACCCTTGTTAG
- a CDS encoding NADH-quinone oxidoreductase subunit N has protein sequence MNAADFVALLPLITISATAIVLMIAIAIQRNHKAAVIISLIGVAGAAASLLLTASEKPRQITSLLVLDSYSRLYMAILLGAAVFVFLFGYDYLKRRHERPEEFYLLVLLATTGAMTLVVSLNFVSFFLGLELLSIALYSLIAYVRTESISIEAGIKYLVLAASSSAILLFGLALIYAVSGSMDLSQFAALMVRPTGSANAASLLTGLMLVLTGAGFKLAVVPFQLWTPDVYEGAPLPVTAFIATVSKAGMFAFLLRWFHVHDGGVAGAPGLVLTVIAVASMLTGNLLALLQNNVKRILAFSSIAHMGYLLVALLAGGPLGAPAATYYLIAYAATILGAFGLMSALSSSRCEAASIDDYRGLLWRRPFVAGAFATTLLSLAGIPLTAGFLGKFYVITAGASQSRWMLLFTLVVSSTIGLFYYLRIIVAMYSQAGGPGTDGESSTQPLSFAAILALTALTGLIFLLGVYPTPLWNAITAVTRDLG, from the coding sequence GTTGCGCTGCTGCCCCTCATTACGATTTCAGCAACCGCAATCGTTTTGATGATCGCGATTGCGATTCAGCGCAATCACAAAGCTGCCGTCATAATTTCGCTGATCGGCGTGGCTGGAGCTGCGGCAAGTCTATTACTGACTGCATCAGAGAAACCGCGGCAGATCACCAGCCTTTTAGTGCTCGATTCCTATTCACGTCTCTACATGGCGATTCTTCTTGGAGCCGCGGTATTTGTGTTCCTGTTCGGTTATGACTACCTGAAGCGTCGCCATGAACGTCCTGAAGAGTTTTACCTTCTTGTCCTGCTGGCAACAACAGGCGCGATGACGCTTGTGGTCAGCCTCAATTTTGTGTCGTTTTTCCTCGGATTGGAACTGCTGAGCATAGCGCTTTACAGCCTGATCGCATATGTACGAACGGAGAGCATCTCTATCGAAGCAGGAATCAAGTATCTGGTTCTTGCCGCGTCATCATCAGCCATCCTTCTGTTTGGCCTCGCGCTGATTTATGCGGTGTCGGGGTCGATGGATCTCTCCCAGTTCGCCGCACTGATGGTCCGCCCAACTGGATCTGCGAACGCCGCTTCTCTTCTGACGGGCCTGATGCTCGTTCTAACAGGCGCGGGTTTCAAACTGGCAGTTGTTCCATTTCAACTCTGGACGCCGGATGTCTACGAGGGCGCACCCCTACCGGTAACGGCATTCATCGCCACCGTCTCCAAGGCCGGAATGTTTGCATTTCTATTGCGCTGGTTCCACGTTCATGATGGGGGAGTGGCAGGGGCTCCGGGGCTCGTCCTCACGGTCATTGCAGTCGCTTCCATGTTGACGGGAAATCTTCTTGCGCTATTGCAGAACAACGTCAAGAGGATTCTTGCATTCTCATCCATTGCTCATATGGGTTATTTGCTGGTCGCATTGCTTGCTGGAGGACCACTCGGCGCTCCCGCGGCCACCTACTACCTCATCGCCTATGCAGCGACAATCCTCGGAGCCTTTGGCCTCATGAGCGCGCTGTCCAGCTCGCGATGCGAAGCTGCCTCAATCGACGACTACCGTGGGCTCTTGTGGAGAAGGCCGTTCGTCGCAGGTGCATTCGCTACAACACTTCTTTCACTTGCCGGGATTCCGCTTACAGCAGGGTTTCTCGGTAAGTTCTACGTCATTACGGCGGGCGCTTCACAATCCCGCTGGATGCTTCTCTTTACCCTCGTCGTCAGCAGCACCATCGGTTTGTTCTACTATTTGCGCATCATCGTCGCCATGTACTCCCAAGCAGGAGGGCCTGGCACCGATGGAGAGTCATCCACACAGCCATTGTCTTTCGCGGCTATCCTGGCGCTCACAGCTCTTACCGGCCTCATATTTCTACTGGGCGTCTATCCCACACCGCTCTGGAATGCCATCACAGCAGTCACTCGCGATCTCGGGTGA
- a CDS encoding CheR family methyltransferase: MASIELIELLKQKIGLDSASIGPAAIERALQVRMSACKLQHEQEYVELLLVRDSELQELIEAVVVPETWFFRDREAFAAMTRLVQEEWMPSHPEGMLRVLSLPCSTGEEPYSIAMALLDAGVPAKRFLVDAVDVSGRVLQLAQRALYGRNSFRGKDLHFRDRHFEPQANEYRLSKVVRHQVRFQHGNLFHADFLPGSAIYDIIYCRNLLIYFDTATQKRAVQILTRLLTTKGVLFLGPSETSLAQPGDFVSLRVPMAFGFRRAVDLPQPQKNKHTPPPKKPAYSGGRRVAVAARPPEFSASRPLVAAAKPQSTPPPSSLEEAQRLADRGLLPDAIKHCEDHLRREGPSDQAYYLLGLIQDATGKRSEATDAYRKALYLNPNHYEALVHLALLLESQKDVSGAQALNARARRLLQRTAQ; encoded by the coding sequence ATGGCAAGCATCGAGCTCATAGAGCTGCTGAAACAGAAGATAGGCCTCGATAGCGCCTCGATCGGCCCTGCTGCGATTGAGAGGGCGCTGCAGGTCCGTATGTCTGCCTGTAAATTGCAGCACGAGCAGGAGTACGTGGAACTTCTGCTGGTGCGGGACAGCGAGCTGCAGGAGTTGATTGAGGCCGTGGTCGTGCCGGAGACCTGGTTCTTCCGCGATCGAGAGGCCTTTGCCGCGATGACCCGCCTGGTGCAGGAGGAATGGATGCCGTCGCATCCAGAGGGGATGCTTCGTGTGCTGAGTCTTCCGTGCTCCACAGGAGAAGAGCCTTATTCCATCGCAATGGCGCTTCTGGATGCCGGGGTTCCGGCGAAGCGCTTCCTGGTGGATGCGGTCGACGTCAGCGGACGTGTCCTGCAGCTTGCGCAACGTGCCCTGTATGGCAGGAACTCTTTCCGCGGAAAGGACCTCCATTTTCGCGACCGCCACTTCGAGCCGCAGGCAAATGAATACCGGCTTTCGAAGGTAGTTCGACATCAGGTTCGTTTTCAGCACGGCAATCTCTTTCATGCGGACTTTCTGCCCGGTTCCGCGATTTACGACATCATCTACTGCCGCAATCTCCTTATCTATTTCGACACCGCCACACAGAAGCGCGCTGTCCAGATATTGACCCGCCTTCTTACAACGAAAGGCGTTCTGTTCCTGGGGCCTTCGGAGACATCTCTGGCTCAGCCGGGCGACTTTGTTTCGTTGCGGGTCCCGATGGCCTTCGGTTTTCGCAGGGCGGTTGATCTGCCGCAGCCGCAAAAAAACAAGCACACTCCTCCACCGAAAAAGCCCGCTTACAGCGGCGGCCGACGGGTCGCGGTTGCCGCCAGGCCGCCTGAGTTCAGCGCTTCGCGTCCACTTGTCGCTGCAGCCAAACCGCAGTCCACGCCACCGCCTTCGTCTCTGGAGGAAGCGCAGCGACTGGCGGACAGGGGCCTGCTGCCTGACGCCATCAAGCATTGCGAAGATCATTTACGCCGCGAGGGGCCTTCAGACCAGGCATATTACCTCTTGGGGCTGATCCAGGATGCAACCGGAAAGCGCTCCGAGGCGACGGATGCATACCGCAAAGCCCTCTACCTCAACCCGAATCACTACGAAGCCTTGGTTCACCTGGCGTTGCTGCTTGAGAGCCAGAAAGATGTATCAGGCGCTCAGGCCTTGAACGCGCGTGCCCGGCGTCTGTTACAAAGGACGGCGCAATGA
- a CDS encoding chemotaxis protein CheW yields MLFLLLQLGDDRYALKASQIVEVLPLLQLKKLPQSPTGVAGVMDYRNTPVPVLDLSELATQRPAHPKLSTRIIVVNLADGQDEVRLVGLIAENVTETLRRDPGDFVFSGIESSRTPYLGPVVIDTRGMIQWVKPAALLPAPLYDEIFKQSAEAQWQASSS; encoded by the coding sequence ATGCTGTTTCTTCTTCTTCAGCTTGGCGATGACCGATACGCATTGAAGGCGAGCCAGATCGTTGAAGTGCTGCCCCTATTGCAGCTTAAAAAGCTTCCTCAATCGCCTACGGGAGTTGCTGGAGTGATGGACTATCGGAACACGCCAGTTCCGGTCTTGGACCTGAGCGAGTTGGCTACGCAGCGTCCGGCACACCCCAAACTCAGCACGCGCATCATCGTGGTGAATCTTGCAGACGGTCAGGATGAAGTGCGTCTGGTGGGGCTGATTGCCGAAAACGTGACGGAGACCTTGCGGCGAGATCCCGGGGACTTTGTCTTTTCCGGAATTGAGAGCAGCAGGACACCGTACCTGGGCCCTGTCGTCATCGATACGCGCGGCATGATCCAGTGGGTAAAACCGGCGGCCCTGTTACCGGCGCCGTTATATGACGAGATCTTCAAGCAGTCCGCAGAGGCGCAATGGCAAGCATCGAGCTCATAG
- a CDS encoding chemotaxis response regulator protein-glutamate methylesterase, with the protein MNDMPLAVEALRRTLLNSPEHSVIWIAENGADAVALCAQETPDLILMDLLMPVMNGVEATRRIMASTPCMILLVTASVQENSSMVFEALGHGALDALDMPALFADASDIGTAALLTKLESMEGLLDKRHKAAGTAVPIRSVLPARQPSLIAIGSSAGGPAALASILSQLPKDFPGAIVIIQHIDEKFIPQMAKWLGQQSELPVRLAAEGDPPKAGVVLIAGRSDHLTFKTANSMGYSHQPSDYVYRPSVDVFFKSICKLWAGKAIGILLTGMGRDGALGLQAMRQKGHYTITQDQKSSAVYGMPKAAASLGAAVDILPLDKISHRLINIFAEQKEVRF; encoded by the coding sequence GTGAACGATATGCCGCTCGCCGTGGAAGCGCTGCGACGGACGTTGTTGAATTCTCCAGAGCATAGCGTGATTTGGATCGCGGAGAACGGAGCCGACGCCGTAGCTCTCTGTGCCCAGGAGACGCCTGACCTGATCCTGATGGATCTGCTGATGCCGGTCATGAACGGCGTAGAGGCCACGCGCCGCATCATGGCATCGACGCCCTGCATGATTCTGCTGGTCACCGCAAGCGTGCAGGAAAACAGCAGCATGGTGTTTGAGGCTCTGGGGCATGGCGCTCTGGATGCTCTGGATATGCCTGCCCTGTTTGCCGATGCCTCCGACATTGGGACCGCGGCACTGCTGACGAAGCTTGAAAGCATGGAAGGGCTGCTCGATAAGCGTCATAAGGCGGCGGGAACGGCGGTCCCTATCCGCAGCGTGCTGCCTGCCCGGCAGCCGAGCCTGATTGCTATTGGCTCCTCAGCAGGCGGTCCGGCGGCATTGGCGTCGATTCTGAGCCAGCTGCCGAAGGATTTTCCCGGAGCCATCGTCATCATTCAACACATCGATGAGAAGTTCATTCCGCAGATGGCAAAGTGGCTTGGGCAGCAGTCGGAGCTTCCGGTACGCCTGGCAGCGGAGGGCGATCCTCCAAAAGCCGGCGTTGTCCTGATCGCGGGCCGCAGCGATCATCTCACTTTCAAAACAGCAAACTCGATGGGATATAGTCATCAACCGAGCGATTATGTCTATCGGCCTTCGGTCGATGTTTTCTTCAAAAGTATCTGCAAACTCTGGGCAGGAAAGGCCATCGGTATTCTACTAACGGGCATGGGGCGTGACGGAGCCCTCGGTCTGCAGGCAATGCGTCAAAAAGGGCATTACACCATAACGCAGGATCAGAAGAGCAGTGCAGTGTATGGCATGCCGAAGGCGGCGGCTTCTCTGGGCGCCGCAGTCGACATTCTGCCTCTCGACAAGATCTCCCATCGGCTTATCAATATCTTTGCCGAACAGAAAGAGGTGCGATTTTGA
- a CDS encoding methyl-accepting chemotaxis protein, with protein sequence MKNLSIRQWILVSFIVVLAIIIAMGSVAYLKLSHIERETVKMQTDTLPGLYFGGDIRNEWLTNYSLIQARAIETDPGVSHNLDLQIATNWANLNTSMKNYEDSIHQQKDRENFAHFKSLIPSFLNAQQQYLKAGAGSQSLSNHAIIATNSNVVAAIQTLIDFNRVDVDLSTQSVLKAVGTARAGILSGFLAAVLISAFVGYLLWQIITRPLSSLVAAMDIIRKGDFSRKINLQRQDEFGMLGAGFDNMIDDLKLLISQVQKSGLQVSTSITEIAATSKQQQATANEIAATTTEISATSKEISATSRELGKTMAEVSAVAEQTAVLAGSGQVGLSRMEETMNHVVEAATSINSKLAVLNVKAGNINQVVITITKVADQTNLLSLNAAIEAEKAGEYGRGFAVVASEIRRLADQTAVATYDIELMVKEIQSAVSAGVMGMDKFSEEVRRGMQEMHQVGNQLSQIIKDVQALVPRFETVNDGMQAQSIGAGQISEALGQLGEAAQQTVDSLRQSSLAIDELNLASSTLRSSVSRFRLQE encoded by the coding sequence ATGAAAAATTTGAGTATCCGCCAGTGGATCCTTGTGAGCTTTATCGTCGTACTGGCCATCATCATTGCGATGGGCAGTGTCGCCTATCTCAAGCTGAGCCACATCGAGCGGGAAACCGTTAAGATGCAGACCGACACCTTGCCCGGTCTGTACTTTGGCGGTGACATTAGGAATGAGTGGCTGACAAACTACTCGCTCATTCAAGCCCGTGCGATTGAGACGGACCCAGGAGTCAGCCATAATCTTGATCTGCAGATTGCGACTAATTGGGCGAATCTGAACACGTCGATGAAGAACTACGAAGACTCCATTCATCAGCAGAAGGATCGCGAAAACTTCGCCCACTTCAAGTCCCTGATTCCATCTTTTCTGAATGCGCAGCAGCAGTACCTGAAGGCAGGCGCCGGAAGTCAATCCTTAAGCAACCATGCGATCATTGCGACAAATAGTAACGTAGTGGCCGCGATTCAGACGCTGATCGACTTCAACCGGGTCGATGTCGATCTGTCGACTCAAAGTGTTTTGAAAGCGGTTGGAACCGCGCGGGCGGGGATTCTGAGCGGCTTTCTGGCTGCAGTCCTGATCTCCGCGTTTGTCGGCTATTTGTTGTGGCAGATCATCACGCGGCCGCTCAGCAGTCTTGTCGCCGCGATGGACATCATCCGTAAGGGAGACTTCAGCCGGAAGATCAATCTGCAGCGGCAGGACGAGTTCGGGATGCTGGGAGCAGGCTTCGACAATATGATCGACGACCTGAAACTGCTTATCAGCCAGGTGCAGAAATCGGGCCTTCAAGTCAGCACGTCCATTACCGAGATCGCCGCAACGTCCAAGCAACAGCAGGCGACTGCCAATGAGATTGCCGCTACGACAACGGAGATCTCTGCAACCTCGAAAGAGATTTCGGCTACCTCCCGCGAACTTGGCAAGACCATGGCGGAGGTTTCGGCCGTGGCCGAGCAGACGGCGGTTCTGGCCGGCAGCGGCCAGGTCGGTCTCTCGCGCATGGAAGAGACCATGAACCATGTCGTGGAGGCCGCCACCTCGATCAACTCCAAGCTTGCTGTGCTGAATGTAAAGGCAGGCAACATTAATCAGGTGGTTATCACTATCACGAAGGTGGCAGACCAGACCAATTTGCTCTCGCTTAATGCTGCTATTGAGGCGGAGAAGGCAGGAGAGTATGGTCGCGGCTTTGCCGTGGTGGCAAGCGAGATCCGGCGGCTCGCCGACCAGACAGCGGTAGCGACATACGACATTGAACTGATGGTCAAAGAGATCCAGTCGGCGGTCTCTGCCGGCGTTATGGGCATGGACAAGTTTTCGGAAGAGGTTCGCCGCGGCATGCAGGAGATGCATCAGGTCGGTAACCAGCTTTCTCAGATCATTAAGGATGTGCAGGCGCTGGTTCCGCGTTTCGAGACCGTGAATGATGGAATGCAGGCGCAGTCAATTGGCGCAGGGCAGATCAGCGAAGCTCTTGGACAGTTGGGCGAGGCCGCACAGCAGACGGTCGACTCTCTGCGGCAATCCAGTCTGGCCATCGATGAGCTGAACCTTGCGTCCAGTACGTTGCGAAGCAGTGTCTCCCGGTTCAGGTTGCAGGAATAG
- a CDS encoding chemotaxis protein CheW, with protein sequence MSHQPTTLEAALPALNDCWNKIGVAGDASCPELQQHVHCRNCPTYAAAAIVLLDRDLPTGYLAEWSLHYARKKQDGESETESAVIFRIGVEWLALPTSIIQEVAGTKAIHTLPGFRSNMLLGLTPINGELIVCVSLARVLGLEESHASAQKKEKLISQRFLIAEKEGWRVTFPVDEVHGVQRYTVHQRQPVPATVAHSAGTYTKSVLPWRDKSVALLDDGLLFHALNRSLS encoded by the coding sequence ATGAGCCATCAGCCAACAACTCTCGAGGCCGCGCTCCCGGCCCTGAACGACTGCTGGAACAAGATCGGAGTAGCCGGAGACGCCAGCTGCCCGGAGTTGCAGCAGCATGTCCATTGCCGCAACTGTCCGACGTATGCCGCAGCCGCGATCGTCCTGCTGGATCGCGATCTCCCTACCGGATATCTGGCGGAGTGGAGCCTTCACTACGCGCGAAAAAAACAGGACGGGGAGTCGGAGACTGAATCGGCTGTTATCTTCCGCATCGGCGTGGAGTGGTTGGCGCTGCCGACCTCGATCATTCAGGAGGTTGCCGGGACAAAAGCGATCCACACGCTCCCTGGGTTTCGCAGCAATATGCTGCTGGGCCTGACACCCATTAATGGCGAGTTGATTGTTTGTGTTTCGCTGGCCCGGGTCCTCGGCCTGGAGGAAAGTCATGCGTCGGCGCAAAAGAAAGAGAAACTCATCAGCCAACGTTTTCTGATTGCTGAAAAGGAAGGTTGGCGTGTGACCTTTCCAGTGGACGAAGTCCACGGCGTGCAGCGCTATACGGTACATCAGCGGCAACCGGTTCCAGCGACCGTCGCACATTCCGCAGGGACTTATACGAAGTCCGTGCTGCCGTGGCGGGACAAGAGCGTCGCCCTTCTTGATGATGGCCTGCTGTTCCACGCGCTAAACCGGAGCCTGTCGTGA